The DNA region TAGCCTACATAAAAGTCGATAACGCAGTAGAAATGACCAACAAACGCTGCCCAAAGGGTTCGAGCTAGGCGCCCCCATCCGAACAAAATTTAACCACGAAAGATCAACAAGCCCTAATCATACATGAGCTTCTCTGCTTTATTCAGATCAAACTCCTTAAGAGACTTACGTGCCAAGTGTCTGAATGGCAGTGCTTTCACAATTTCTTCAAATGGCATGACAGCGAATGCCCAGAAGACTGAAAGGTCTAAATAAAGAATTATCAACGCACAAACAGGAATGGAAACTAACCATTGACCAGTAAAGTTAATCTTAAATACATCCGTTGTCTTACCTAACGCGCGCAAGACATTGCCATGTACCGTGTTGTACCCACGGACAATAGGGAGAAAGATATACAAAGGTGCAATTGCAGAAAGCGCCTGATAAGTACTTGGGTCCAAATTAGGGTACAAGCCTGGCAGAACATAGCTCAACGCAAGGAAGAACGCAGCAGACACAAATGAGATCATCACAGCCATATCAATACTGGTGTTTACATCCCTTCTCAAGTTGTTCATCTGACGAGAGCCAATCGCTTGACTGATGGTAATCGCCGATGAGTGCGCCCATGCCGTAATGAACTGCGATCCCGCTTTTATCCAAGGCATTACAATCGTCATTGCTACATAAGCATTCAGCGTTAACTGTGAATACAGTAGCATGTAGATAGTCGCGCCAGTTTGCAACATGGTGACATTCGCCGCGACTGGGAAAATTTCTTTAAAGTGGTTGATTGTATTGCGCTTAAGCGAGGCATCTAAGTTCTTCAACGAAAGCACAATGGAATCATCCAGTCGAATACATAAAGTTAAGTAAAGTAGGCGTATCGCAATAGCAACCAAACTTCCCGCAGCAGCACCTTGTACACCAATCCCTTCAAAGCCAGCAAAACCATGAATCAACACATAGGACATCAACATATTGACAGGCAACTCAATCAAGTAACCTTTAAAAGGCACTTTGGTTCGTCCTAGCGCATTAAATAAGGCAATCATCACTTGAGTAATCGCGTTGAAAACAATGATGAACTTGGCAACAGAAAGGTAACGCTCTGTTTCTGCATAAAGCGCGATGTTATCAGTTAACTGATTGATCAGAGGTTTATCGAACAATGTCAGCAAGGCCCAAAATACAACCGCCACCAGAACGTTAATGATAAGGCCTGCCCAAAATCCTTTGTTCACAGATTGATGTAGCCCCGATCCAACCGCACGGCTCAGAACCAATTGAGAGCCATTTGCCAAAGCCATTTGTACGCCTAAGGCAAAGGAAATGATCGTTGTGGCAATCCCCATTGCAGCAAGGGAAACTTCACCGAGCGGTGATACGAGGAAGGTGTCGATCATTAACATCGACTGCATTAATAATGCGTTCAAGGCTAAGGGCCAAGCAAGAGACAGGTTTTTTCTTATATAGGGTTTGGAGGACATTGGTAGACCTTACGGGGTTGTCACAAGCGCAACTGGTACAGAAGGCAGCTGTCGCTAAACGTTGGCCTTGCCCTATCTTTTCGAAGTTATAGCAAAGCCAAACACACGTTGATTTAATCAGCCGTTGACGACCTGAGACAGCTTTTGGTTTTCATCGTTAAGCAAGGTATGTGACGCTAACCGCGCTTGGTCTCCATTTCCCGCCATAATGGCATCGTAAATCGCGCGATGCTCTTCAATACAGAATCGGCCGCCTTCAGCTGAA from Vibrio hyugaensis includes:
- a CDS encoding MATE family efflux transporter — encoded protein: MQSMLMIDTFLVSPLGEVSLAAMGIATTIISFALGVQMALANGSQLVLSRAVGSGLHQSVNKGFWAGLIINVLVAVVFWALLTLFDKPLINQLTDNIALYAETERYLSVAKFIIVFNAITQVMIALFNALGRTKVPFKGYLIELPVNMLMSYVLIHGFAGFEGIGVQGAAAGSLVAIAIRLLYLTLCIRLDDSIVLSLKNLDASLKRNTINHFKEIFPVAANVTMLQTGATIYMLLYSQLTLNAYVAMTIVMPWIKAGSQFITAWAHSSAITISQAIGSRQMNNLRRDVNTSIDMAVMISFVSAAFFLALSYVLPGLYPNLDPSTYQALSAIAPLYIFLPIVRGYNTVHGNVLRALGKTTDVFKINFTGQWLVSIPVCALIILYLDLSVFWAFAVMPFEEIVKALPFRHLARKSLKEFDLNKAEKLMYD